One window of the Crassaminicella thermophila genome contains the following:
- a CDS encoding sugar ABC transporter substrate-binding protein — translation MKKLNIWLVICLLLIAILAGCSSAENNKNSKEVKKEEHAIKIGVSISDFDDVWLMYMKDAMESYGKTLGGKVEVVFVDGKDDANKQLAQVENFIAQEFDVIVVNPVNTQATQPMTDAALQAGVKLVYVNRLPDYLPEGVTFVGSDSVIAGNLQMEYLAEKLNGKGNVVIMQGSFDSEATYNRTDGVKMIADKYPNIHIIKVDTANFSREEGMMLMENWLSTGDQIDAVAANNDEMAIGAIQAIEAAGKLGEILVGGIDATPEALSEMEKGRLACTIFQDATGQGEGAIKAAYNLAIGKNVEQKVWIPFQLVTPENIDKFKK, via the coding sequence GGCTGGATGTTCTTCTGCAGAAAATAATAAAAATTCTAAGGAGGTTAAAAAGGAAGAACATGCTATAAAAATAGGTGTTTCTATTTCAGACTTTGATGATGTTTGGCTTATGTATATGAAGGATGCAATGGAATCTTATGGGAAAACTTTAGGAGGAAAAGTTGAAGTGGTTTTTGTGGATGGGAAAGATGATGCAAACAAGCAGTTAGCGCAAGTAGAAAACTTTATTGCACAAGAGTTTGATGTTATTGTTGTGAATCCAGTAAATACTCAAGCAACACAGCCAATGACAGATGCTGCTTTACAAGCTGGAGTGAAATTAGTATATGTAAATAGGCTACCAGATTATTTACCAGAAGGAGTTACTTTTGTAGGATCTGATTCTGTTATAGCAGGAAATCTTCAAATGGAGTATCTAGCTGAAAAATTAAATGGAAAAGGAAATGTTGTAATTATGCAAGGATCTTTTGATAGTGAAGCAACTTATAATCGTACAGATGGCGTTAAGATGATTGCAGATAAATATCCCAATATACATATCATAAAAGTAGATACAGCTAATTTTTCAAGAGAAGAAGGGATGATGCTTATGGAGAATTGGCTTTCTACAGGCGATCAAATAGATGCAGTTGCAGCGAATAATGATGAAATGGCTATTGGTGCAATTCAAGCGATTGAGGCTGCTGGTAAACTAGGAGAAATTCTAGTGGGAGGGATAGATGCTACACCAGAAGCACTTTCAGAAATGGAAAAAGGAAGACTTGCTTGTACTATATTTCAAGATGCAACGGGACAAGGAGAAGGAGCAATTAAAGCAGCATATAATTTAGCTATAGGAAAAAACGTTGAACAGAAAGTTTGGATACCTTTTCAGCTTGTAACGCCTGAAAATATAGATAAATTTAAGAAATAA
- a CDS encoding OB-fold-containig protein, translated as MIYKITFITGILYAVTSLVLGHLFDAVDMDFDGDMHIHFFTILPIKPITIIAFITVFGGVGIMCSNKGVRPIFTFLIAIFLAYAIALLVYRFIMIPLYKVQNTSAASQKELIGLDAVVKSSIMERGFGQIAYVKNGNTYYSPAKHVKGEYIEAGTKVFIVDIKDNIYYVEKKNFYYEIEVNI; from the coding sequence ATGATTTATAAAATTACTTTTATAACTGGTATTTTGTATGCTGTTACTTCTTTAGTATTGGGACATTTATTTGATGCGGTAGATATGGACTTTGATGGAGATATGCATATTCATTTTTTTACAATTTTACCTATTAAGCCTATTACTATTATTGCCTTTATTACTGTATTTGGAGGAGTAGGGATTATGTGTAGTAACAAAGGAGTAAGGCCAATTTTTACTTTTTTGATTGCTATATTCCTTGCTTATGCTATCGCCTTATTGGTTTACAGGTTTATAATGATTCCCTTATATAAGGTACAAAATACTAGTGCTGCATCACAAAAAGAATTGATAGGACTAGATGCAGTTGTAAAATCTTCTATTATGGAAAGGGGTTTTGGACAGATAGCTTATGTAAAAAATGGGAATACATATTATTCTCCCGCAAAGCATGTGAAAGGGGAATATATAGAAGCAGGAACAAAAGTTTTTATAGTAGATATAAAAGATAATATCTATTATGTAGAAAAAAAGAATTTCTATTATGAAATAGAAGTAAATATTTAA
- a CDS encoding flotillin family protein: MGEFLIPIGIVGVIIILVIGVLSMWKKVPQDKAIVVTGLKKRVISGGGGLVIPLFERTDLISLENMKIDIRTERALTEQGVGIIVDGVTVIKVKSDEESIYSAVEQFNTGREAETIEFVKETAKDVLEGKLREIISKMTVEEIHQDREKFSSQVQEVAAVDLAGMGLEIKAFTIKDISDTNGYLDALGKKRIAEVKRDAEIAEANARAERDIKKAQAEREAKVNTAIAFKEGEKARLEAETEIAEFSKNKELKVQAYRKDQETEKAKADLAYEIEGNKVRKEVTETEMAVELLKKERAIEIAEREAARREKELEANVKKQAEAQKYKDIQEAEARAQAMKLEAEAKRFKEIQEAEARATAIKIEGEAKAEAIKLEGEAEAKVIEQKGIAEAEAMAKKAEAFKQYNEAAVIQMLVEKLPEIAKSISEPLSKTEKIVIVDNGGDGKNNGAAKVSNYISSMISQVPEVVEATTGINLLDLLKDKVDVKHVNKQEKIEENDHFFEKVEG; this comes from the coding sequence ATGGGAGAATTTTTAATACCTATAGGGATTGTAGGTGTAATTATTATTTTAGTGATTGGTGTTTTGTCTATGTGGAAAAAGGTTCCACAAGATAAAGCAATTGTTGTAACAGGATTAAAAAAGAGAGTGATATCAGGAGGAGGGGGGCTTGTAATACCTTTATTCGAAAGAACTGACTTGATTTCACTAGAAAATATGAAGATTGATATTAGAACAGAAAGAGCATTAACAGAGCAAGGGGTAGGCATTATTGTAGATGGGGTTACTGTCATTAAGGTAAAATCAGATGAAGAATCTATTTACTCAGCAGTAGAGCAATTTAATACAGGACGCGAAGCAGAAACTATTGAGTTTGTAAAAGAGACCGCAAAGGATGTATTAGAAGGAAAATTACGTGAGATTATTTCAAAAATGACTGTAGAAGAAATCCATCAAGATCGAGAAAAATTTTCTTCACAGGTTCAAGAGGTAGCAGCGGTAGATCTTGCCGGAATGGGACTTGAGATAAAGGCTTTTACAATTAAAGATATTTCAGATACAAATGGATACTTAGATGCTTTAGGAAAGAAAAGAATCGCAGAAGTAAAAAGAGATGCAGAAATTGCTGAAGCTAATGCAAGAGCTGAAAGGGATATAAAAAAAGCTCAAGCTGAAAGAGAAGCAAAAGTCAATACGGCTATTGCTTTTAAAGAAGGAGAGAAGGCAAGACTTGAAGCAGAAACGGAAATCGCAGAATTTAGCAAGAATAAGGAATTAAAGGTACAAGCATATAGAAAAGACCAGGAAACAGAAAAGGCAAAGGCTGACCTTGCTTACGAAATTGAGGGCAATAAGGTTAGAAAAGAAGTGACTGAAACAGAAATGGCTGTAGAGCTTCTTAAAAAGGAAAGAGCTATTGAAATTGCAGAAAGAGAAGCTGCAAGACGTGAAAAAGAACTTGAAGCAAATGTTAAAAAGCAAGCAGAAGCACAAAAATATAAGGATATTCAAGAAGCTGAAGCGAGAGCTCAAGCTATGAAATTAGAAGCAGAAGCAAAAAGATTTAAGGAAATTCAAGAAGCAGAAGCACGTGCTACAGCTATTAAGATAGAAGGGGAAGCTAAGGCTGAAGCTATCAAATTAGAAGGGGAAGCAGAAGCGAAGGTTATTGAACAAAAAGGTATAGCAGAAGCTGAAGCAATGGCTAAGAAAGCAGAGGCCTTCAAGCAATACAACGAAGCTGCTGTTATTCAAATGCTTGTTGAGAAATTACCTGAAATTGCAAAAAGCATTTCAGAGCCTCTTTCAAAAACAGAAAAAATTGTTATTGTGGATAATGGAGGAGATGGAAAAAATAATGGTGCAGCTAAGGTTTCAAACTATATAAGCAGTATGATATCACAAGTTCCAGAGGTTGTAGAAGCTACAACTGGAATCAATTTGTTAGATCTTCTTAAAGATAAAGTAGATGTAAAGCATGTAAACAAACAAGAAAAAATAGAAGAGAATGATCATTTCTTTGAGAAGGTAGAAGGTTAA
- a CDS encoding RusA family crossover junction endodeoxyribonuclease has product MIKITVPGKPISKSNFKLKNIHGHIWMPKQGKHSKYIAYENKIAGYINQQYNGEPLKGSIITIIKLYFQNRRMGDLHNYPKSICDGIEKSGIIENDKQLKPVLLFDYIDKENPRIEIELYECSKYKVSYSIEPINS; this is encoded by the coding sequence ATGATAAAAATAACTGTACCAGGTAAACCCATTAGCAAATCTAATTTTAAACTTAAAAATATACATGGACATATTTGGATGCCTAAGCAAGGTAAACACAGTAAATACATTGCATACGAAAATAAAATTGCAGGATACATTAACCAGCAATATAATGGTGAGCCTTTAAAGGGAAGTATCATTACAATTATAAAGCTTTATTTCCAAAATCGTAGAATGGGTGATTTACACAATTATCCTAAAAGTATCTGCGACGGTATTGAAAAAAGCGGAATCATCGAAAATGATAAACAACTAAAACCTGTTTTGCTATTTGATTATATTGACAAAGAAAATCCTAGAATTGAAATAGAACTATATGAATGTAGTAAATATAAAGTAAGTTATTCTATTGAACCAATCAATTCATAA
- the lepB gene encoding signal peptidase I — protein MLEGLFKRCFVFIAILIFIERFIFGFTIVQGMSMQPTLHNNDKLFINKIIYLFTKPKYGDIIIFHPPIEERKNELFIKRVIAVEGDVFLIKEGRLYINGKEINESYICNEEYKERLYQVTSGKVPKGMVFVMGDNRNDSNDSRCFGFVPTNNIEGKADIRILPIDSIQVFSIQ, from the coding sequence ATGTTAGAAGGTCTATTTAAGAGATGCTTTGTTTTTATAGCTATATTAATTTTCATAGAGAGGTTTATTTTTGGATTTACAATTGTACAAGGCATGTCTATGCAGCCTACACTTCATAATAATGATAAATTATTTATTAATAAGATTATATATTTATTTACAAAACCTAAGTATGGAGATATTATTATCTTTCATCCTCCTATTGAAGAAAGAAAAAATGAATTATTTATTAAACGTGTAATTGCTGTAGAAGGGGATGTATTTTTAATAAAAGAAGGTAGATTATATATTAATGGTAAAGAAATAAATGAATCATATATTTGCAATGAGGAATATAAAGAAAGATTATATCAAGTAACTAGTGGAAAGGTACCAAAAGGTATGGTATTTGTAATGGGAGATAATAGAAATGATAGCAATGATAGCAGATGCTTTGGATTCGTTCCGACGAATAATATAGAAGGAAAAGCGGATATTCGAATATTACCGATAGATTCTATACAAGTTTTTTCTATCCAATAG
- the hydA gene encoding dihydropyrimidinase, giving the protein MNTLRRNDIMDLVIKNGTIITATDTYKADIAVEDGKIIMIGKNITQTEGAKLVDASGKYVLPGAIDAHTHLEMPFGGTTSADSYEAGTRAAACGGVTTVFDFVIQRKGQGLIEAVEGRRTICDPQACVDYSFHTAITDLTPEILEEMKESVEYGVPSFKLFMVYKKEGLMVDDGVLAKALEKSKDIGALIAVHAENPDLIDMRIEKFLSEGKTSAWYHYLSRPEFVEAEANKRAIHWAKAFDAPLYIVHLANKEGLEEVTKARNEGYEIYAETCPQYLHFTNEVYKREDGRNFVCSPPIKGKESQEALWKGILNGSIQTVATDHCPFQSYEKDWGKDDFTKIPNGCMGIENLYPYMLSEANKGRISFNKVVEVCSTNVAKIFGCAPQKGTIAAGSDADIVIYDPNKKFVVSKENMHSDVDHTIWEGIELKGYPVMTFSRGKLVYKDGQFLGTPGHGQFIKCKGRK; this is encoded by the coding sequence ATCAATACGTTAAGGAGGAATGACATTATGGATTTAGTTATTAAAAATGGTACTATTATTACTGCTACAGATACTTATAAAGCTGATATTGCTGTTGAAGATGGTAAAATTATTATGATTGGCAAAAATATTACTCAAACAGAAGGAGCAAAATTAGTTGATGCTTCTGGAAAATATGTATTACCAGGAGCTATTGATGCACATACTCATTTAGAAATGCCTTTTGGTGGAACTACATCTGCCGATAGCTATGAAGCTGGAACTCGTGCTGCAGCTTGTGGTGGTGTAACAACCGTATTCGATTTTGTTATTCAAAGAAAAGGTCAAGGTCTTATTGAAGCTGTTGAAGGAAGACGCACCATTTGTGATCCACAAGCATGTGTTGACTATTCTTTTCACACTGCAATTACAGATTTAACACCTGAAATATTAGAAGAAATGAAAGAATCTGTAGAATATGGTGTTCCTAGCTTTAAACTTTTCATGGTATATAAAAAAGAAGGTTTGATGGTAGACGATGGTGTACTTGCAAAAGCATTAGAAAAATCAAAAGATATTGGTGCTTTAATTGCTGTACATGCTGAAAATCCAGATTTAATTGATATGCGTATAGAAAAATTCCTTTCTGAAGGAAAAACATCTGCTTGGTATCATTACTTAAGTCGTCCAGAATTTGTAGAAGCGGAAGCAAATAAACGCGCTATTCACTGGGCAAAAGCTTTTGATGCTCCTCTTTATATTGTTCATCTTGCAAACAAAGAAGGTTTAGAAGAAGTAACTAAAGCACGTAATGAAGGGTATGAAATTTATGCAGAAACTTGCCCACAATATTTACACTTTACAAATGAAGTATATAAACGTGAAGATGGAAGAAACTTTGTTTGCTCTCCTCCAATAAAAGGGAAAGAAAGTCAAGAAGCACTTTGGAAAGGTATTCTTAATGGTAGTATTCAAACTGTTGCAACTGATCATTGTCCATTCCAAAGCTATGAAAAAGATTGGGGAAAAGATGATTTTACAAAAATTCCAAATGGTTGTATGGGCATAGAAAATCTTTACCCATATATGTTAAGCGAAGCAAATAAAGGACGTATTTCATTTAATAAAGTTGTAGAAGTTTGTTCTACAAATGTAGCAAAAATATTTGGTTGTGCACCTCAAAAAGGTACAATCGCAGCAGGAAGTGATGCAGATATTGTAATTTATGATCCAAATAAAAAGTTTGTTGTTTCTAAGGAAAATATGCATTCTGATGTTGATCATACTATTTGGGAAGGTATAGAACTTAAAGGATATCCAGTAATGACTTTCAGCAGAGGTAAACTTGTATATAAAGATGGTCAGTTTTTAGGTACACCAGGCCATGGTCAATTTATAAAATGCAAAGGTCGTAAATAA
- a CDS encoding NCS1 family nucleobase:cation symporter-1: MAENIKIRTQREVNGLFELTESARNNLKNNVYYNDDLAPTKLSERTWKTYNIAALWVGMSVCIPTYMMASGLMAAGLSWWQAILNICLGNLIVLIPMQLNSHAGTKYGIPYPVFARLAFGIKGSHIASIARAVIAAGWFGIQCWIGGGALNAVIGVMSPTWAAWSGGIWVSFFIFWALNVWIAYKGEEAIKFMESWGAPILGVLSLGLMIWALKNVHALGKSVSDVLNMPATYKPGQFWKIFLSGLTANIAFWSTLALNIPDFSRYAKSQKDQFRGQLLGLPTTMAAFAFVGVFVTGATGIIFGEFLWDPVAVVANIGSPIAALLGAIGIAVATLTTNIAANVVAPANGISNLNPQKISYRTGALITGFAGVAIMPWKLLSSAGAYIFGWLGTYGLFLGPLAGMYIADYYIYRKKVIDLDDLFKGEESRYWYNNGFNKKAVYTWILAAILPLLGKVIPSLSFFAENGWIIGFLFAIVIYPVLMKNDTSSLVSAEEELQITERVQNPENA; the protein is encoded by the coding sequence ATGGCAGAAAATATTAAGATTCGAACGCAACGGGAAGTAAATGGCCTTTTTGAATTAACTGAAAGTGCACGTAATAATTTGAAAAATAACGTATACTATAATGATGATTTAGCACCAACTAAATTGTCGGAAAGAACTTGGAAAACTTATAACATTGCTGCTTTATGGGTTGGTATGTCTGTTTGTATTCCTACATATATGATGGCATCTGGATTAATGGCTGCTGGTCTTTCTTGGTGGCAGGCAATCTTGAATATATGCTTAGGGAACTTAATCGTTTTAATCCCTATGCAGCTAAATTCTCATGCAGGTACAAAATATGGAATTCCATATCCTGTTTTCGCTCGCTTGGCTTTTGGTATTAAAGGTTCTCATATTGCTTCAATTGCTCGTGCAGTTATAGCTGCAGGATGGTTCGGTATTCAATGTTGGATCGGTGGCGGCGCTTTAAATGCTGTTATCGGTGTTATGAGTCCTACGTGGGCTGCTTGGTCAGGTGGTATTTGGGTATCATTCTTTATCTTCTGGGCTTTAAATGTATGGATTGCTTACAAAGGAGAAGAAGCAATCAAGTTCATGGAATCATGGGGAGCTCCTATCCTTGGTGTTCTTTCTTTAGGACTTATGATTTGGGCTTTAAAAAATGTTCATGCACTAGGTAAAAGTGTCAGTGATGTCTTAAATATGCCTGCAACTTATAAACCAGGCCAATTTTGGAAAATATTCTTATCAGGCTTAACTGCAAATATTGCTTTCTGGTCTACCCTTGCATTAAACATTCCTGATTTTAGCCGTTATGCAAAAAGTCAAAAAGATCAGTTTAGAGGTCAGTTACTTGGCTTACCAACAACAATGGCAGCATTTGCCTTTGTCGGTGTTTTCGTTACAGGTGCAACTGGTATTATTTTTGGTGAATTTCTTTGGGATCCTGTAGCAGTTGTTGCAAATATCGGTAGTCCTATTGCCGCTTTACTTGGAGCAATTGGTATTGCTGTTGCTACATTAACCACAAATATAGCTGCAAATGTTGTTGCTCCAGCAAACGGTATTTCTAACTTAAACCCACAAAAAATTTCTTATAGAACAGGTGCACTAATAACTGGTTTTGCTGGTGTTGCCATAATGCCTTGGAAACTTCTCTCAAGTGCTGGTGCATATATCTTTGGATGGTTGGGAACTTATGGTCTATTTTTAGGCCCTCTTGCTGGTATGTATATTGCTGATTACTATATCTATCGTAAAAAGGTTATTGATCTTGATGATCTTTTCAAAGGTGAAGAAAGCCGTTATTGGTATAATAATGGTTTTAATAAAAAAGCAGTATATACATGGATACTCGCCGCAATTCTTCCATTACTTGGAAAAGTAATTCCTAGTTTAAGTTTCTTTGCTGAAAACGGTTGGATAATAGGATTCCTTTTTGCAATTGTTATTTATCCTGTTTTAATGAAAAATGATACTTCCTCTCTTGTTTCAGCTGAAGAAGAATTGCAGATTACTGAAAGAGTACAAAACCCTGAAAATGCTTAA
- a CDS encoding Lon protease family protein, whose amino-acid sequence MNKYKELPYTKLKKMYNPDNFTFNSTEELMAVEGIIGQDRAAKAMEFGLRVKNAKYNIFVVGLKGTGKKSYVKKIVEKNAKGENIPDDWCYVYNFDNSSRPIALNMPPGMGKIFCDDMNELINELLEEVPKAFTDEEYEKEKSEIIKKYQEERNKLFDQLTQYCLDNGFAIKNTNKGFALAPLIDGKAISDLEYQELDQEQKKEIERKAENVEIKSIELLKKIKGIELKAKEDIEALDNEIARLIVKPFIDALIDKYKEHNKVITYLKKVEEDIIENIYDFDLSGEEQEEAFEDGFLKKYKVNLFIDNSENIGAPVIVEYNPTYQNLIGKIEYENEQGTLKTDFTMIKPGAIHKANGGYLILQANQVLLNIKSWDALKRVLETGEVCIESLRTQLGIVDIISLKPEPIPTNFKVILIGNPYIYHLLYSYEENFEKLFKIKVDFDSVMEAKTENAFKIAQFISSYCKEEGLKHLDAGGVARILEYSHRISGTQKKLTTRFDKLIEILIEADVWAEIDHSEFITQDHVKKAYLEKVYRNNKIEEKIEEMYKNGKILFDMKGKKVGKIHGLSVIDLGDYMFGKPSVITVTTFAGNKGIVNIEREVDMSGSIHDKGIMILEGYLCEKFAQEHPLSLTAKICFEQSYSGIDGDSASSTELYALLSSLSDTPIKQYIAVTGSVNQKGEIQPVGGVSEKIEGFFALCKHYGLTGEHGVMIPHQNIEDLVLNDEVIEAVKKGKFHIYPIATIREGIEILTDKEFDEICDSVKNKLNQYEGSENSSSKFRGNRFFRRK is encoded by the coding sequence ATGAACAAATACAAAGAACTACCTTATACAAAATTAAAAAAAATGTATAACCCCGATAACTTCACTTTTAATTCCACAGAAGAATTAATGGCTGTTGAAGGAATCATAGGGCAAGATAGAGCTGCAAAGGCAATGGAATTTGGGTTAAGAGTTAAAAATGCAAAATATAATATATTTGTTGTTGGATTAAAGGGGACAGGGAAAAAAAGTTATGTAAAAAAAATTGTTGAAAAGAATGCAAAGGGAGAAAATATTCCAGATGATTGGTGTTATGTTTACAATTTTGATAATTCTAGTCGTCCCATTGCGTTAAATATGCCTCCTGGAATGGGAAAAATATTTTGTGATGATATGAATGAATTAATAAACGAACTATTGGAAGAGGTGCCAAAAGCATTTACAGATGAAGAGTATGAGAAAGAGAAGTCAGAAATTATTAAAAAATATCAAGAAGAAAGGAATAAATTATTTGATCAACTAACGCAATATTGCTTAGACAATGGTTTTGCTATAAAAAATACGAATAAGGGGTTTGCACTTGCTCCATTAATAGATGGAAAAGCAATTAGTGATTTAGAATATCAAGAATTGGATCAAGAACAGAAAAAAGAGATTGAGAGAAAGGCAGAAAATGTAGAAATAAAATCTATAGAATTATTAAAAAAGATAAAAGGCATTGAGCTAAAAGCTAAAGAAGACATAGAAGCATTAGACAATGAAATAGCAAGATTAATTGTAAAGCCATTTATAGATGCACTGATTGATAAGTATAAAGAACATAATAAAGTAATAACATACTTAAAAAAAGTAGAAGAAGATATTATTGAAAACATATATGATTTTGATTTATCAGGAGAGGAACAAGAGGAAGCATTTGAAGATGGCTTTTTAAAAAAATATAAGGTAAACTTATTTATTGATAATAGTGAAAATATTGGTGCTCCTGTAATTGTTGAATATAATCCAACGTATCAAAATCTTATAGGAAAAATTGAGTATGAAAATGAGCAAGGAACATTAAAAACAGATTTTACAATGATTAAACCAGGTGCTATTCATAAAGCGAATGGAGGTTATTTAATACTTCAGGCCAATCAAGTTCTTTTAAATATTAAATCGTGGGATGCATTAAAAAGGGTATTAGAGACAGGAGAAGTATGTATTGAGAGTCTTAGAACACAACTAGGAATTGTTGATATTATTTCTTTAAAGCCTGAACCTATACCAACAAACTTTAAAGTAATACTTATCGGGAATCCATATATATATCATCTTTTATATTCTTATGAGGAGAATTTTGAAAAGCTATTTAAGATTAAAGTAGATTTTGACTCTGTAATGGAAGCAAAGACAGAGAATGCTTTTAAAATAGCTCAATTTATTAGTTCATATTGTAAGGAGGAAGGTCTTAAGCATTTAGATGCTGGTGGTGTTGCAAGAATTTTAGAATATAGTCACCGTATTTCAGGAACACAGAAAAAACTCACAACAAGATTTGATAAACTTATAGAAATATTAATTGAAGCAGATGTTTGGGCTGAAATAGATCATAGCGAATTTATCACACAAGATCATGTGAAAAAGGCATATTTAGAAAAGGTTTACAGAAACAATAAAATAGAAGAAAAGATTGAGGAAATGTACAAAAATGGAAAAATATTATTTGATATGAAAGGAAAAAAAGTAGGAAAAATTCACGGATTATCAGTTATTGATTTAGGAGATTATATGTTTGGAAAGCCATCTGTTATTACTGTTACAACTTTTGCTGGAAATAAAGGGATTGTAAATATTGAAAGAGAAGTGGATATGAGTGGAAGTATTCATGATAAGGGAATTATGATTTTAGAAGGATATCTTTGTGAAAAATTCGCACAAGAGCACCCATTATCATTAACAGCAAAAATTTGTTTTGAACAAAGCTATAGTGGAATAGATGGAGATAGTGCATCTAGTACAGAACTTTATGCTTTATTATCAAGTTTAAGTGATACACCTATAAAGCAGTATATTGCAGTAACAGGTTCTGTAAATCAAAAAGGAGAAATACAGCCGGTAGGAGGTGTAAGTGAAAAGATTGAGGGTTTCTTTGCTTTATGCAAGCATTATGGCCTTACAGGAGAACATGGGGTAATGATTCCACATCAAAATATAGAAGATTTGGTGCTTAATGATGAAGTAATAGAAGCGGTGAAGAAAGGAAAGTTTCATATCTATCCAATTGCTACAATTAGAGAAGGGATAGAAATATTGACGGATAAAGAATTTGATGAGATTTGTGACAGTGTAAAAAATAAACTGAATCAATATGAAGGCTCAGAAAATAGCTCATCAAAATTTAGAGGAAATAGGTTTTTTAGGAGGAAATAG
- a CDS encoding glycine C-acetyltransferase yields MTNIHELPFLKEKIEELKKEGVYRKLPVLEGPNEAEIILNGKKVINLSSNNYLGFANHPRLKKAAIDAVQKYGVGAGAVRTIIGNMDIHEEMESLLAKFKREEAVMSFQSGFNCNAGAIQAITEDGDLIISDELNHASIIDGARLSKAKKTVYKHNDMDHLEKVLKENKDKYKNILIITDGVFSMDGDIADLPSIVDLAEKYGAMTYVDDAHGSGVLGESGRGTVDHFNLHGRIDFSIGTLSKAIGVIGGYVAGSKIAQDWLNHRGRPILFSTALPPAAVGAIIEAIKMLMETTEYTDRLWENAKYFKEKLGKLGFDTGNSQTPITPVIIGEESKTMDFSRRLFDEGVFVSGIVFPTVPKGTGRVRCMVTAGHTKEQLDRAVAAFEKVGKEMHLI; encoded by the coding sequence ATGACAAATATTCATGAACTACCTTTTTTAAAAGAAAAAATTGAAGAACTAAAAAAAGAAGGAGTTTATAGAAAACTCCCGGTACTTGAGGGGCCAAATGAGGCGGAGATTATTTTAAATGGTAAAAAAGTAATAAATTTATCTTCCAATAACTATTTAGGATTTGCAAATCATCCAAGACTGAAAAAAGCGGCTATTGATGCGGTACAAAAGTATGGGGTCGGAGCGGGAGCTGTAAGAACAATTATAGGTAATATGGATATTCATGAAGAAATGGAAAGTTTATTGGCAAAATTTAAAAGAGAAGAAGCTGTTATGTCATTTCAATCTGGATTTAATTGTAATGCAGGAGCCATACAGGCTATTACAGAGGATGGGGACTTAATTATTTCTGATGAATTAAATCATGCAAGTATTATTGATGGAGCAAGACTTAGCAAGGCAAAAAAGACAGTATATAAGCATAATGATATGGATCACCTTGAAAAAGTGTTAAAAGAAAATAAAGACAAATATAAAAATATACTCATCATTACAGATGGTGTATTTAGTATGGATGGGGATATTGCAGATTTACCATCAATTGTAGATTTAGCAGAAAAATATGGCGCAATGACTTATGTTGATGATGCTCATGGTTCAGGGGTATTAGGTGAAAGTGGACGTGGAACTGTAGATCATTTTAATTTGCATGGTAGGATTGATTTTAGTATCGGTACTTTATCAAAGGCTATCGGTGTTATTGGAGGATATGTAGCAGGGAGTAAAATTGCTCAAGATTGGTTAAACCATAGGGGAAGACCAATTTTATTTAGTACAGCTCTTCCTCCAGCAGCTGTTGGTGCAATTATTGAGGCGATAAAAATGCTTATGGAAACTACAGAATATACGGATAGATTATGGGAAAATGCCAAGTATTTTAAGGAGAAATTAGGAAAATTAGGATTTGATACAGGAAATAGTCAAACACCAATTACTCCTGTAATTATTGGTGAGGAATCTAAGACAATGGATTTTTCAAGAAGGTTATTTGATGAAGGGGTTTTTGTTTCAGGAATTGTATTTCCAACAGTGCCAAAAGGAACTGGTAGGGTAAGGTGTATGGTAACAGCAGGGCATACAAAAGAACAATTAGATAGAGCAGTAGCAGCATTTGAGAAAGTTGGAAAAGAAATGCATTTAATTTGA